gctgtatgtctaaatttaaagtaaaaaataaattatgtctaaatttaaaatttaatggcATTTCCAACATGTGTTACCATCTGATCCCATTTGCCACTAACTGGTCCCCACCTCCCAGATCCGCACAGTTCCAAGAAGGCAGCAGGTGCGAGCAGAATAAGTGTCATATTTCTCATCAACACAGAAGCAGACTACtgtggcccattgagtctatgcTAGATCACAGAATAATTCCATTCCTTGTTGGCTTTCTGTGGggtatttattccctggagtgtagaaggctgaggggtgatctcacgAAGACATATAAATCCATAAGtgccatggataaagtgaatgctcacattcTCCAGGGAAGGTGAAACTATAACTAATCAACAGTAAAATcctcgttatctggaattcaagcaagtggcagcctcaagcaaccagaaaaaaaattttgcagaaaataaacaggtaaaaaatctGGAAGTTTATAATTGGTGCcccaatcacgcaacacgcatCCTCAAGCAACCAGTGacttcacttatccggcatctacaaaTCCACATAGGTGCCAGATGCCAGGGGGTTCATAGCAGGGgtgacacggttggtgtagcaggtagtgcaatgccattacaacaccagtgatcgggaccggaccggggttcgagtcctgtgctgtctgtaaggagtttgtccattctccccgtgtctgcgtgggttttcctcaggggctccggtttcctcccactgttcaaagtgtactgggtgggtaggttaatggggagtaaattgaatgacacggactcgtgggccgaaatggcctgttatcatgctgtacgtctaaattaaatttaaaaaaaacatatctataactaGTGGGCAGAGAGGAGACATTTAGAAGAGATCCAAAGGGCTATTATTTCACTCAAGAGATTATCCACATTTGGAATGATCATCCAGAGGAAGCAATGGCAGTGGGTACAATCACAACGGTGGAAAGACATTTGGAGAGAAATACAGATAGGCAGGGGGGTTGGAAAGATGTGGGTTGAATGTGGACAAATAGGACTAGCCCAGGAcgagttgggttgaagggcctgtcacGTGCATAAACATTTCGTGTGAGAATGCAGTGGAAGCTCAAAGAcccggatgccagaaatctggaccacccgagGATCCGGACTTTTTGAAAagtttcaaacttttaaaatttagtgggATTTTGTGtgcgtgggggtgtgtgtgtaaaAGTGCCACAGACACACAGTGCCAACGAGCAGCCATGTTTTTTTGTCGAgtttactttattcttcttcaaaactgctcgttttgataaatgaagcttgCTGTCTTTGCTGATGAATAAGCATCAACATATTCATGTCTTCCTCATCTTCATTCCTCCTTAGATTTGAATTTTAAacgtactgcccgagaatccggaccgacccaatccccaagcagtccggAGGTTTGGATTTCTGGATTTGGTTGATCCCTGACTCACCACTGTGTAGATGGCAGCGTACATGCTGAGTGCAGCATCCTTGCACGGGAATGCTCTCCTCGCACTGGACACTAGGCTTGGGTTCCCAGTGCAGGCGTCTGGGGAGACGACAAACTGCGAGGGCTGGCGACAGCCCAGAGCTGTGTAGTTCGGACGACAGACGGTGAGAAAATGTGGTGTGGGGCTCCCCATCACCACCTGCCCTGCATTCACGAATATATCAGTGGCAAAAAGACCAAACGTGTAGACCCCTGAAACAGAGAGGAAATTCAGGGAACAGAAACAAATCACCTTGGCTCCTCACTGCCTTCCCTTGGTTTCATCCACCCTCACTAACCTTCCACATATCCCAAATCAGCGTATAAATGTAGGAGAAGTAAATGTGTACTGCTCAACATTTTCCCACTAACCTTTAAAAATTCTGCCTGCGTGCATTTTCCCCAAGCTCTTCTCTAATggtgtgttaataaaagccatgtgtgattgcaaacccttgtgtccagactcaatGAATCTGATTCACACAGGTGATGCCGACATTCGCACACTATATGTCTCCACTCACTACTGACTAtgaatcttttctggacccaacatcgTGACGTCATCTTCCCTTGGTGTTTCGGCCCAGCAACACGGGTCGACCGGTTTAGATTGGTCCTGCATCGATATGCTCCACTGCTGAGAGTACCTACCTTGGCAGATCGAAGATGGTTAAGTctaggaaccccccccccccaatccaccaTCTATTTTTTTCACCCAGAGCTCAAAAGGCGGATAAAACCCGGCTTTCaggctctgtgtaaaaggggctgcACAGAAGGTATGTTAACCTCACATGGAAtgttcctcttcccccccccctcaactccTCCCACAGAAGCTACCCTTCCCTGCTGTGTGGTGAGGGCCCTTATCTTCGCCATGGCCCACCCCTGGATGCAGGCTGCCTCCATCTTCCTGCGCTGAGGGTGAACAGAGGAAGCCATTCCTCAGAGAGATTCCTCATCCCCAGTATCCCCACTGCCTGCAACCAAGAGTCTCGAGTCAACCAAAAGGGCAGAAGTGAAGCAAGACAGACCCAAGAACCTGATGACCCTGCGGATCAGAGGGTTCAGACTGCAGCACTCCGCCGTCACAATGGTTCGCTCCTGATGGACAAACTTGGCCTGAAAGACAAATCCGGCCAACTCGCCCAGAATAATCTGGAAGAGAAAAGCAGAGATTTTTCTGCATCattacacaaacaaaaaaaaaacgatTCAAAGATGATACCAAATATTTGCCCACTAAGGTGATTCGGGATTCAGGAAGGACCAAGACTCCAAGGGATAGGAGCAGACTTTGGCTCATCTTTCTAGGCTCtatcattctaatcatgagctgatcagtcccactccccataacccttgatgccctgactcatcCAATActggtcaatctctgccttaaatagaccCGAACTCacttccacaaccacctgtggcaacagacTCAAGAAatgactaaagaaatgtttccgcACCTGTTTATTCCAAACTTATGCCCTCTCATCCTAGAATCCCTTTCCGTGGAAAACAAACTTTCCCCTTCTGTGGTGCGCTATCGGTCAgaggcaaacacacaaaaccaaaagactgtacacaggctttattcgatgtaaacttccacagagccagctgtgaggagaccTGCTGTAAATTCTGAGACTGTCTTCGAAAAGCCAGCTCAAGCTTATATctaggagggtgattgacacccgaccgggtggggcttggactactcaggtcggctgattgaaagccggccaggtgttgccttgtccccatgctcttctacaGGTGCAGAGATTGACCCCTgctgtaggccagtggtgtaccaccacaccatctactttgtccaggccttacagcatttgaaatgcctccgtTAAGTTCCCCCTCATCCTACTGTACTCCAACGAGTTCAGTTCAAGAGTCGACAATCGTCCTATGGTCACATTCCATTCCTgctatcattccagtaaatcttctctgaacccaggGGAGTTGCTGTAGGAGCAGATGGAAAAACAAAACTCCATTGATGACCCCTAGCTCTGAAACTCCACAGAGCTCGATGAGGTGGGCAGTGACCTGAAGCTCATTTGAAACCAGATTGTTCATCAAAGAAAATCAACTGGACAAATCGACACAGCAATAAATCAAGAATGGTGACCCATTAGCACCAGGATTGGTGTCATATTGAGTTACGGTAACTGTGGTGCCCACACAATATCAAGATCTGTTCCCCACATACTGTTAGTGACTGGTCCCCTCGCACTGTCAGTGACTGCTCCCCATGCACTCtcagtaactgttgaattctgaatgtaaatttaaaatttcactgatTGTGATAACATCAAAATTGTTCTGGCAGCAGCTCGAAGACAAGATGCCGGAAACCTAGAGAAGTAAATAAAAGTGTTCTTACTGTTGCCATGGGTATTGCTGAAGCTAACGACTGGAGCAAGAGTGGCGGAAGCAAACTCATCTCCTCTGGCCCAGGGTATGGCTTCATGTATGCACTGTCGTAGCAAAAGAAGCCCTGTCGGTGTACCGCGAACGTATCTGTGTACTCAAAGTAGTAGGTGAGCAAGACTGTCCCCACCATGATCAGcagctgttaaaaaaaaacagtgttaATGAGAaagcggggttggggggggaggagggggtggtggtgagagagagatgtagagggggaaagagagatgaagagacagTTAGACAAAATAATTAAGTAATCGGAGGGGAGGCATGGAAGGAGAGGAAAGAAAgactgggagggagagaaggaatgatggggagagagggaaaggaggagagagcaaggagagggaagttctcccctcccttcccccttatccatccctcctccccctccttgctgctgttccctcccacccttctccATCCATCCTTtgccaacccccctccccttttGCTCGGATGCCTACAAGCATTCTCTCCTACcttgctcaagcccgaaatgtcagtcatacctttgctgtttgaccagctgagtttctccagaattttgtgggtttttttcttcatccacagcatctgcagatttttacaATCTACTTCCTTCCCAAGGAGAGAGTCTGAGATAGGATTCTGATGAAATTAATCATTTAAagtaacctttttttccccagatgcgcCCTGAGGACGCTGAAAGTGTATGGGCCCCATCCCT
This genomic window from Narcine bancroftii isolate sNarBan1 chromosome 3, sNarBan1.hap1, whole genome shotgun sequence contains:
- the plppr2a gene encoding phospholipid phosphatase-related protein type 2a isoform X3, producing MVGTVLLTYYFEYTDTFAVHRQGFFCYDSAYMKPYPGPEEMSLLPPLLLQSLASAIPMATIILGELAGFVFQAKFVHQERTIVTAECCSLNPLIRRVIRFLGVYTFGLFATDIFVNAGQVVMGSPTPHFLTVCRPNYTALGCRQPSQFVVSPDACTGNPSLVSSARRAFPCKDAALSMYAAIYTVIYVTIMFQAKGTRLTKPAVCLTLLCLTFLTGVVRVSEYRNHWSDVLVGFVTGAAVAVFLVCCVVHKFKGTNPVCKKVGSVSKPVCVMLALPCVESPLEKMVQLNSQKEHERPPCFFPSTPDVLIATRSVMSEV
- the plppr2a gene encoding phospholipid phosphatase-related protein type 2a isoform X1; this encodes MAREEKDIRRSDSIIPCFLTIELLIMVGTVLLTYYFEYTDTFAVHRQGFFCYDSAYMKPYPGPEEMSLLPPLLLQSLASAIPMATIILGELAGFVFQAKFVHQERTIVTAECCSLNPLIRRVIRFLGVYTFGLFATDIFVNAGQVVMGSPTPHFLTVCRPNYTALGCRQPSQFVVSPDACTGNPSLVSSARRAFPCKDAALSMYAAIYTVIYVTIMFQAKGTRLTKPAVCLTLLCLTFLTGVVRVSEYRNHWSDVLVGFVTGAAVAVFLVCCVVHKFKGTNPVCKKVGSVSKPVCVMLALPCVESPLEKMVQLNSQKEHERPPCFFPSTPDVLIATRSVMSEV
- the plppr2a gene encoding phospholipid phosphatase-related protein type 2a isoform X2 — encoded protein: MAREEKDIRRSDSIIPCFLTIELLIMVGTVLLTYYFEYTDTFAVHRQGFFCYDSAYMKPYPGPEEMSLLPPLLLQSLASAIPMATIILGELAGFVFQAKFVHQERTIVTAECCSLNPLIRRVIRFLGVYTFGLFATDIFVNAGQVVMGSPTPHFLTVCRPNYTALGCRQPSQFVVSPDACTGNPSLVSSARRAFPCKDAALSMYAAIYTVIYVTIMFQAKGTRLTKPAVCLTLLCLTFLTGVVRVSEYRNHWSDVLVGFVTGAAVAVFLVCCVVHKFKGTNPVCKKVGSVSKPVCVMLALPCVESPLEKLSVVQNGPAEFTEGT